Below is a window of Perca fluviatilis chromosome 14, GENO_Pfluv_1.0, whole genome shotgun sequence DNA.
aaacagttgaacaaatcaacagtgaaaacaccttgaactgtgaaaaaCACTTTTgccgtttgaaaaaaaaaaaaattcagaacacaagacaaaataagagcttatttgcaaaatgtaatgtgcaaaataatcttttttttttttccaaattccCTAAATCGTGATCACGATTataattttgattaattgcacagccctagccTCTTGTCCATCAAGCGTTCTTTTGTTAGTTTAAAGTATTGGTTGACCTTCTCCTTACAGATGCAGGAGTAAAAGGGTCCGGGTTGTATTTGTTGTCGTCATTCTTGTTGTGACCTCACATGTGCTCGGCCAATCCTGTAAGACAGCACTGCCTCCAGCCCCTGAATGTACCCGGCACTGGGATTTAGTATCACTTCCTAAGCAGTGCTCCAATTTATTTCCAGGAACTTGCCTCCAAAGAGGGAGGACAACAGCGGAACAAAATCAGAACTCCTATGACAAAAGTCCCTTTCACACAGCCTGTTCAAGGCGCTGCTGTTGCTCCTTTAATTCCGCCTCGCCGTCTGTAGGAAAGTTAGGAAGACTGATTGGGGAGACAGAGTTGTTGTGCCTTTAGGCCGGCAGTGGAGGTAGTCACAGAGCCGTAACAGAGCTGAACTTTGACAACGGGACTGTAGTGATGCGCGTCTCGACCCACAGGTCAAAGTGGGGACAAAGCAGCGTTCCGAGTAGccaaagttattaataacttacGGAAACCTTGCATGCAAtagtccatctctctctctctctctctctctctctctctctctctctctctctctctctctctctctcgggcAGGGGATGtgttctctctgtcctctctcctgaCATGTGTGCTACTATAATGCATAAAGTTAGCGGTTTGGGGGTCTAGTTTGGTTGGTGGATTAACGGTGCGGATCGGCTCACACACGCTGTTGTTGCCTCTTTTGCTTCCGGAATTagagctgcacaatatatattttttatatcgtgatatcaactggcgcaataaacacatcgctcTAGGCTGCGACATATTGCTAAAGACTCTTAGAGAttaggatccctacagagagagacctttttgataaagagtaagatcctttttttttttttttaagaaaaaaacatcccCGAGATCACTATcgcaaacccaccagactccatgtaaacgaacagtaattttatcattataaaacacacttcatttaaaattgacaaacaaaataaaaccatcaaaagccgtcttggttcgtctttccactgctccaacaatcaccactctggtttggttgaaataaacccttaattcaccaatttaacatgtaataaatatactggctctatacacgctaaaagtattgataATTTTCATGGTGGGTTTGGCAATAGCGATCTCGAGGATCTTAGTCTTTTaataaaaggtctatctctgtagggatcctttccataatgttgtcagacacttagaataataatctgagcctgtcagagGCAAAACgggcacttttagtggacggaaattgacggtgcacatttgccccataggaaTACGTTGCAGCCCGTTTCACAGCTGCTGGTCACAgtgttctcgctcaatactggacaaatttcaaagattgttgttcacatcagtcacttactgtacacacacaaatataggacaatagggtccaggttaaaaataaacagaagttaccctttaagtggGACTTGGGACTCTGGCTTGGATAGCTTTCACTAAACTAAGTTTAGTTAATCAGATTGGGTTTGTGCTCCCATGAGTTCAAAGCAGGAAGTAGAGGAATGCTCACTTTCAATCATGGATAGCAGGACCAAACTACAATAGAATCCACTGTGTCCTTAACACAGGCACAGAAATAGAGCTGATGACACTGTTAGAATCTGGCATTCACTTCACAGTCAACTGCAGACTACATTAAAGCATATGCTTATTTATTTCTCCTCCATAAACACTTTAAATGAATAACggttcttttttaataaaagccagtttttttatattttctgatTTGTTGTGGCCACCCCGAACAAAGGAAGGTCGCTTATAAGAACGTTGAGATTGGGCCTTTAGCTGTACTCTGTTAGCTTGTAAATGAATATGGTAAAGTCAGCATAATGTGCATTTACACATCACTAGTTTCATGACTCTGCTGCTCTGTATTTATTGTGTCTTCATCCACTAATTATTTCACCATTTCTTTTGCCTGCTACACAGAAATAAGCAGACTTGAATCAAAGTCAATGTAGCGTACTGTTTAAGCTTGCTTCAGGTCAAATACACTTTATTTGTTTATAGTGCATTCTACTTTCTACTGCTCTATTTCTCACGGCTCTATCCCCTACTGCTCCTTAAAGTCAAACACACATAGTGACACACATTGTGATAGGaggcattcattcatttattcagagTCTTTATGGAATagtatttttgttgtgtgttgatTTCTAATCGTTTCTCCCTTGCCGTTCTCAGTGGGACACCGCAGGCCAGGAGAGGTTTCGTACTATCACCTCCAGTTACTACCGCGGAGCCCATGGCATCATAGTTGTATATGACGTGACAGATCAGGTGGGTCAGCCCTCTGGACTTCTTCCTCAGAGTAGGAAATCAGTCCAATACTTTATTGCATTGCATTACTAGTTAGTTACCTCGCTGAGTAAGTTAAATTCAGTACTCAAAATGTTTTGAGGTTCAGTAACCAACACTGTTCCAGTTTGACATTGTGAATGTGAGGTTGCTCTGGCTTTTCACGGGAACATAATATTTAATTTGCACGGTACTTCTTCAAAATGTTTTCCAATAATTGGCTCCAAAACACCATTGTTTGATTAAACACAAAGCACACATCCAGTAGGCTACAGTTCTGTTCATCTGATGAACTGAAATCCATCGACAGGCAATCCCAAGTGTTTCTGCTCCCAGCATGACATATAGAGCTCATTAATGAGCACTATAGGTATTTGAATGCTTTTAGAAATCAATCAGCCTCAGAAACGAGCAGAGTTAAATCCCTAACAAGCTCAACAAGTAGTGAACATTAGAACCACTTGACAAATAGTATTCACTGCAGGGCTTCATTGAGTTTTAATAGATTGTGCAGGTGTTATGAATGATAAACTACAATTCCCTGTAACTGTATTGATCCCACTGCTCAGCCACAGTGCCGTTAAAAACCTGTAAAGTCCCGTTTGTCACGCTCGTTCTCTCGCCATTGCGCAGGAGTCCTATAACAACGTCAAGCAGTGGCTTCAGGAAATCGACCGCTACGCCAGTGAAAATGTCAACAAGCTTCTGGTGGGCAACAAGTGTGACCTGACCACTAAGAAAGTAGTGGACTACACAACAGCCAAGGTAAGGCTGCTCTTTGTGCATGCGGGTACATTAACATGTTAATTATTGGCCTGTATGAGGGAGGGATGCACTAATTCTTTTGATTAGCTTAAGGGGACCTCAATAAAGAAATATTCAataaagaacatttaaaataaaagttggcgcctgggtagctcacctggtagagcgagCGCCCATATACAGTTATACATTACATATACAGCTCAGTCCTCGATGCAGAGGCCGCaggttcaattccgacctgcggccctttgctgcttgtcattccccctctctctcccctttcatgtctaagcagACCTGTCACAAATAatggcctaaaaatgcccccaaaaaatcatctttaaaaaaaaaaagttggtatTGAAATAATCAGCATGAACAAAAAAgcctaaagacaaaaaaaaaaatacattgaggGGATTGCAATTACATGGACTATAATGGCTTACATGTGTCAAACTTAAGGCTCACGTGCCAAATCCGGCCCTTTGCAAGCTTTGATCTGACCCgcatatcaatttgggttcacaacgAAATTTTGGCCCGACTAGTTGTGCACCACACCAAAAAAGTCAGGAAACAGTTTTTCACACTGTAATTATCATTCACTGATCTTTCACACTAAAAGcctacaaaacaaaaaggaaggATTATGCCCATTGCGCTGCTGGAAGTCTTTTAATTTGAAACACCTGAGCAGGAAGTATTATTTGTTATTATCAGCAAATCCAAATCTGTAAAAACCTAATGATAATAATTCAAATTAAAAACAGTATTTCTGTTAAAGATTGAAACTCTGGGCAGCAAAGTGGTGAGTGTGACATGGCTTTGTTGTTGTACTGATAGAGTTAGTGGTTACAGGTAAACAACTAATATAATTGGAATATTTGGATTTTGGCTACTCATAGCTGATATTAAGTATATTTATATTGAAACAATCTGTCAGTGTCAGATAAAAACTGAATAGGTTTGTATCTCCTAAAATTTTTCGGTTATTTCTGTCAGACTGGACAAGGAAGTAAGAGCATTTAGACCGTTAAGGGGCACTAAAAGCCAACAGGGTTTGTcccagggctgcaactaacaaacttgatatttattgattgattattcggttaattattttctcaattattaGTGAAAGGTGGCAATCAAAATTTTGTAAACCCCACGCTGACATCTTGAAATGGCTTgctttgtccgaccaacagtccaaaccccAAAAAGAGTGTGGTCTACACCTGCTGTATGAAAAGTGCCCTGAGAACTTCTGTTACGATTTAACACTataaaatacaattgaattgaatataaaacagaaacattttctaTTATTTATTCCAAATATCTGTGGTGTTCTTCTTTGGTAATTCAGGCATCAATGATCAACATGTTTAACTGCATGGGCTGcatcctccttggctactagcaactgcggggggggggggggtggtacgcgatcacggaaggcttgtatcatgtggacgcgcagacagttttgttgtcattacttagaattcctcatgggggagacagaaactgcTGTAGCTTTACATTTCTACAGCCACTGTTAGGTCTCTGTATGCTTTGAGTTCCCACCATaagtgttctgttttttttttctggcaggAGTTTGCCGACTCTTTGGCCATCCCCTTCCTGGAGACGAGCGCCAAGAACGCCACCAACGTAGAGCAGGCTTTCATGACCATGGCTGCAGAGATCAAGAAGCGCATGGGTCCCGGGGCCACAGCCGGCGGCGACAAGCCCAACTTAAAAATCGAGAGCACCCCCGTCCGGCAGTCTGGAGGGGGCTGCTGTTAAA
It encodes the following:
- the rab1ba gene encoding zRAB1B, member RAS oncogene family a, yielding MNPEYDYLFKLLLIGDSGVGKSCLLLRFADDTYTESYISTIGVDFKIRTIELDGKTIKLQIWDTAGQERFRTITSSYYRGAHGIIVVYDVTDQESYNNVKQWLQEIDRYASENVNKLLVGNKCDLTTKKVVDYTTAKEFADSLAIPFLETSAKNATNVEQAFMTMAAEIKKRMGPGATAGGDKPNLKIESTPVRQSGGGCC